The following proteins come from a genomic window of Azospirillum humicireducens:
- a CDS encoding PaaI family thioesterase: MSAADTPAAASVPAMAKEELEELIREGVPLVGNFGIVVDSLGAGTIRLRLPYKDDFVRPGGTVTGPAMFGLADVALYGAVLSLIGRVELAVTTSMTINFLRRPPPVAIIAEARVLKLGKRLAYGEILLFSEGDPEPVAHVTGTYSIPPHDPVALAVSHYRIAEGSEKSV; this comes from the coding sequence ATGTCCGCCGCCGACACCCCCGCTGCAGCTTCCGTTCCCGCCATGGCGAAGGAGGAGCTGGAGGAGTTGATCCGCGAAGGGGTTCCCTTGGTCGGCAACTTCGGCATCGTCGTCGACAGCCTGGGTGCCGGCACGATCCGCCTGCGCCTGCCCTACAAGGACGATTTCGTCCGTCCAGGCGGCACGGTCACCGGGCCTGCCATGTTCGGGCTGGCCGATGTGGCACTCTATGGCGCGGTCCTGAGCCTGATCGGGCGGGTGGAGTTGGCTGTGACCACCAGCATGACCATCAACTTCCTGCGCCGTCCACCCCCCGTCGCCATCATCGCCGAGGCGCGCGTCCTGAAGCTGGGCAAGCGGCTGGCCTATGGCGAGATCCTGCTGTTTTCCGAAGGCGATCCGGAGCCGGTTGCCCATGTCACCGGCACCTACTCCATTCCCCCTCACGACCCGGTCGCCCTCGCGGTATCCCATTACCGTATTGCCGAGGGCTCGGAAAAATCCGTTTAA
- the urtE gene encoding urea ABC transporter ATP-binding subunit UrtE, with amino-acid sequence MLDIRSLDLHYGAAQALRGVSMKAEIGKVTCLVGRNGVGKSSLLRAIVGLKPVSGGSIGWDGADVTKMAPADRARRGIAYVPQGREIFPLLTVRENLLTGYAPLPRSQRSIPDEVFELFPVLKSMLDRRGGDLSGGQQQQLAIGRALVTRPRLLVLDEPTEGIQPSIIKDIGRAISYLRDKGTMAILLVEQYFDFARDLADDWVVMERGEVMLSGPRSGLDEQEVRKYLTV; translated from the coding sequence ATGCTCGACATTCGCTCTCTCGATCTGCATTACGGTGCCGCCCAGGCCCTGCGCGGCGTTTCCATGAAGGCCGAAATCGGCAAGGTCACCTGTCTGGTCGGCCGCAACGGCGTCGGCAAATCCAGCCTGCTGCGCGCCATCGTCGGGCTGAAGCCGGTGTCCGGCGGCTCCATCGGCTGGGATGGCGCCGACGTGACGAAGATGGCGCCGGCCGACCGGGCGCGCCGCGGCATCGCCTATGTCCCGCAGGGGCGCGAGATCTTCCCGCTGCTGACGGTGCGGGAAAATCTGCTGACCGGCTACGCCCCGTTGCCTCGTTCGCAACGTTCGATCCCCGACGAGGTGTTCGAGCTGTTCCCGGTGCTGAAATCGATGCTGGACCGCCGCGGCGGCGACCTGTCGGGCGGTCAACAGCAGCAGCTCGCCATCGGCCGCGCCTTGGTGACCCGTCCGCGCCTGTTGGTGCTGGACGAGCCGACCGAGGGCATCCAGCCGTCGATCATCAAGGATATCGGCCGCGCCATTTCCTACCTGCGTGACAAGGGCACCATGGCGATCCTGCTGGTCGAGCAGTATTTCGACTTCGCACGCGACCTTGCCGACGACTGGGTGGTGATGGAACGCGGCGAGGTGATGCTGTCCGGCCCGCGCAGCGGTCTGGACGAGCAGGAGGTGCGCAAGTACCTGACCGTTTGA
- a CDS encoding glycine zipper 2TM domain-containing protein, whose product MLRSVSLCLFIAAAGGLAACSSDYSPNTYSSSAVQQANKVEPAVVVGFRQVAISANGTVGAVSGGAAGGILGAQVGSGGMNAALGTVGGTAIGGLLGTAMEHIAGDTTGWEYIVRKSNGELLSLTQKEPQPLPIGQKVLVITGSQARIVPDYSTPADPEPAKADAPKADVAKPDLPKPEAPKSDIKAVPLAPPAEPAPPPAEQSTTSAAQPASGGGPIRLTAPTDNSPAAAAPVTPPEPANPVPADQKPTE is encoded by the coding sequence GTGCTCCGATCGGTTTCCCTTTGCCTGTTCATCGCCGCGGCCGGCGGTCTTGCCGCCTGCAGCTCCGACTATTCGCCCAACACCTACTCCTCCAGCGCGGTCCAGCAGGCCAACAAGGTGGAACCGGCGGTCGTGGTCGGATTCCGTCAGGTGGCGATCAGCGCCAACGGCACCGTCGGCGCCGTCAGCGGCGGCGCGGCCGGCGGCATCCTGGGGGCGCAGGTTGGCAGCGGTGGCATGAATGCAGCCCTCGGCACCGTCGGCGGCACGGCGATCGGCGGTCTGCTGGGCACGGCGATGGAGCATATCGCCGGCGACACCACCGGCTGGGAATACATCGTCCGCAAATCGAACGGCGAGTTGCTGTCGCTGACCCAGAAGGAGCCGCAGCCGCTGCCCATCGGCCAGAAGGTCCTGGTCATCACCGGCAGCCAGGCCCGCATCGTGCCGGACTATTCCACCCCTGCCGATCCCGAACCGGCCAAGGCCGATGCTCCCAAGGCCGACGTTGCGAAGCCGGATCTCCCGAAGCCCGAGGCGCCGAAATCGGACATCAAGGCGGTGCCTCTCGCCCCGCCCGCCGAGCCGGCTCCCCCTCCGGCCGAGCAGTCCACCACAAGCGCGGCGCAGCCCGCCAGCGGCGGCGGCCCCATCCGCCTGACCGCCCCGACCGACAATTCTCCCGCTGCCGCTGCGCCCGTGACGCCGCCCGAGCCCGCGAATCCGGTCCCGGCAGATCAGAAGCCCACCGAGTAG
- the argC gene encoding N-acetyl-gamma-glutamyl-phosphate reductase, translating into MASTSILGSTPGGSKIRVGILGASGYTGAELVRMLLRHPNVEIAALTAERQAGKPMAEVFPHLGGYGLPDLVKIEELKWDGLDFIFCALPHGTTQEVIAGLPSGLKVVDLSADFRLSDPAEYATWYGHEHRAVDLQKEVAYGLTEFNRQGVRKARVVANPGCYPTCSLLPLLPLLMENQIEPGGIVIDAKSGVSGAGRDAKQANLFTEVSEGFNAYGVGHHRHMPEIEQELRLAAGRPVTVSFTPHLVPMNRGMMATIYVRMADGVTADDLRATLAARYADEPFVGVTPAGVVPATRHVRASNHNLIGVVADRAPRSAIIVSVIDNLVKGASGQAIQNMNVMMGLGETTGIDQAPLFP; encoded by the coding sequence ATGGCCTCGACCAGCATTCTCGGCAGCACTCCCGGCGGTTCCAAAATCCGCGTCGGCATCCTGGGCGCTTCCGGTTACACCGGCGCCGAACTGGTGCGCATGCTGCTGCGCCACCCGAATGTGGAGATCGCCGCGCTGACCGCCGAACGACAGGCCGGCAAGCCGATGGCGGAGGTGTTCCCGCATCTGGGCGGCTATGGCCTGCCCGATCTGGTGAAGATCGAAGAGCTGAAGTGGGACGGCCTGGACTTCATCTTCTGCGCCCTGCCGCACGGCACCACGCAGGAGGTCATCGCCGGCCTGCCCAGTGGGCTGAAGGTGGTCGATCTGTCTGCCGATTTCCGTCTGAGCGACCCGGCCGAATACGCCACCTGGTACGGGCATGAGCATCGCGCCGTCGACCTCCAGAAGGAGGTTGCCTACGGCTTGACCGAGTTCAACCGCCAGGGCGTGCGCAAGGCGCGGGTGGTGGCCAATCCGGGCTGCTACCCGACCTGCTCGCTGCTGCCGCTGCTGCCGCTGCTGATGGAAAACCAGATCGAGCCGGGCGGCATCGTCATCGACGCCAAGTCCGGCGTGTCGGGCGCCGGCCGCGACGCCAAGCAGGCCAACCTGTTCACCGAGGTGTCGGAGGGCTTCAACGCCTATGGCGTCGGCCACCACCGCCATATGCCGGAGATCGAGCAGGAGCTGCGGCTGGCCGCCGGCCGTCCGGTCACCGTCTCCTTCACCCCGCATCTGGTGCCGATGAACCGCGGCATGATGGCGACCATCTATGTCCGCATGGCCGACGGCGTCACCGCCGACGACCTGCGCGCGACGCTCGCCGCCCGCTATGCCGACGAGCCCTTCGTCGGCGTGACCCCGGCCGGCGTGGTGCCGGCGACGCGCCATGTCCGGGCGTCCAACCACAATCTGATCGGCGTGGTCGCCGACCGCGCACCGCGCAGCGCCATCATCGTGTCGGTGATCGACAATCTGGTGAAGGGCGCGTCGGGTCAGGCCATCCAGAACATGAATGTCATGATGGGGCTGGGCGAG
- a CDS encoding LysR family transcriptional regulator: MDRLDELAIFVAILEAGSLAGAAKRLRRSAPAVTRALSGLEERLGLRLIERTTRNLAPTDAGRRLAEQARRLLADYDEALAATGTDRPLRGRLRVTAPVMFGRKHVTPLVLDFMRAFPDIRVELVLSDGNLDLIEEDLDVAIRIGPLPDSNLVARRVGQVGRYLIASPGYLARRGTPSMPEDLAGHDIILSMARPGPPDWRFLVDGRERVVRVTPRLAVSHIEPALLAARDGHGIARSLSYQAADDIAAGTLVRLMPHAEPAPLPVHVVVPTARLMPGRVRAFLDHAVQGLSGLAVLRV, translated from the coding sequence GTGGACCGACTGGACGAACTGGCGATCTTCGTCGCGATCCTGGAGGCCGGAAGCCTCGCCGGTGCGGCCAAGCGGCTGCGACGCTCGGCCCCCGCCGTCACCCGCGCGCTGTCGGGGCTGGAGGAGCGGCTGGGCCTGCGGCTGATCGAGCGGACCACCCGCAATCTCGCGCCCACCGACGCCGGGCGGCGGTTGGCCGAGCAGGCGCGCCGGCTGCTCGCCGACTATGACGAGGCGCTGGCCGCCACCGGCACCGACCGGCCGCTGCGCGGGCGGCTTCGCGTCACCGCTCCGGTGATGTTCGGGCGCAAGCATGTGACGCCGCTGGTCCTCGACTTCATGCGCGCCTTCCCCGACATCCGGGTCGAGCTGGTGCTGTCCGACGGCAATCTCGATCTGATCGAGGAGGACCTGGACGTCGCGATCCGCATCGGCCCGCTGCCCGACTCCAACCTCGTCGCCCGGCGGGTGGGGCAGGTCGGGCGCTATCTGATCGCCAGCCCCGGCTATCTGGCGCGGCGCGGCACGCCCTCGATGCCGGAGGATTTGGCCGGCCACGACATCATCCTGTCCATGGCCCGGCCCGGTCCGCCGGACTGGCGCTTTCTGGTCGACGGGCGGGAACGGGTGGTGCGGGTCACCCCGCGGCTGGCGGTCAGCCATATCGAGCCGGCGCTGCTCGCCGCGCGCGACGGGCATGGCATCGCCCGGTCGCTGTCCTATCAGGCGGCGGACGACATCGCCGCCGGAACCCTCGTACGCCTGATGCCGCATGCCGAGCCGGCCCCTCTGCCGGTCCATGTCGTGGTGCCGACGGCGCGGCTGATGCCCGGCCGGGTGCGGGCCTTCCTCGACCATGCGGTACAGGGATTGTCGGGGCTGGCCGTGCTGCGCGTCTGA
- a CDS encoding DUF1842 domain-containing protein has product MSDAIADLYVTTVRVSNGAAGAPVLTLNLAVEAASGNIPNGKALIVQVTAPPFNEVVVQPVTGTIHHTGLGQDQQLVAVSGVYYDTLPPPAIGTITKTFTAALSVDKAWNGTGSFTFGGTTISNCTVTAL; this is encoded by the coding sequence ATGTCCGATGCTATCGCCGATCTCTATGTCACCACCGTCCGCGTGTCCAACGGCGCCGCCGGCGCGCCTGTCCTGACGCTGAACCTCGCCGTCGAAGCGGCCTCGGGCAACATTCCGAACGGCAAGGCACTGATCGTCCAGGTCACCGCCCCGCCCTTCAACGAAGTGGTGGTCCAGCCGGTCACCGGCACCATCCACCACACCGGCCTGGGTCAGGACCAGCAGCTGGTGGCCGTCAGCGGCGTCTATTACGACACGCTGCCACCGCCGGCCATCGGCACCATCACCAAGACCTTCACCGCCGCGCTGAGCGTCGACAAGGCGTGGAACGGCACCGGCAGCTTCACCTTCGGCGGCACCACGATCAGCAACTGCACGGTCACGGCGCTCTGA
- a CDS encoding pyridoxamine 5'-phosphate oxidase family protein encodes MDQDRIPEPFHSGEREAQARAGFRVPSAPIRDRLPPQHQEFYPLLPWLLVAARDGAGDPSAGVLTGAPGFVAPADPRTLWVRPDHGAWQPWPAGPAVGEPVAALGIDLGTRRRNRVNGRVTARDGVAFAIGVEESFGNCPQYIRVRRAEAVSPSSAEAVDALAGLDGEARRLIGAADTAFVASASSAAGDARLDVSHRGGPAGFIRLDGDRLIVPDYAGNRYFNTLGNMVLNPRAGLLLVDVGSGDVLHLSGSVSIDWEPDPALPNAQRSWSLHVERGWRRKAAIPLRWTEPERTGTP; translated from the coding sequence ATGGACCAGGACCGCATCCCCGAGCCCTTCCATTCCGGGGAACGCGAGGCACAGGCGCGGGCCGGGTTCCGCGTGCCGTCGGCGCCGATCCGCGACCGGTTGCCCCCCCAACACCAGGAATTCTATCCGCTGCTGCCCTGGCTGCTGGTCGCCGCACGGGACGGGGCCGGCGATCCGTCGGCCGGCGTGCTGACCGGCGCCCCCGGCTTCGTCGCCCCGGCCGACCCGCGGACGCTGTGGGTGCGGCCGGACCATGGCGCGTGGCAGCCCTGGCCGGCCGGGCCGGCGGTCGGGGAGCCGGTGGCGGCGCTGGGAATCGACCTCGGCACCCGCCGCCGCAACCGGGTGAACGGCCGGGTGACGGCGCGCGACGGGGTGGCCTTCGCGATAGGGGTGGAGGAGAGCTTCGGCAACTGCCCACAATACATCCGCGTCCGCCGGGCAGAGGCCGTATCCCCCTCCTCCGCCGAAGCGGTGGACGCACTGGCAGGATTGGACGGCGAGGCAAGACGCCTGATCGGTGCGGCGGATACCGCCTTCGTCGCATCGGCCTCCTCGGCGGCTGGCGACGCCAGGCTCGACGTGTCGCACCGGGGCGGGCCGGCGGGCTTCATTCGCCTCGACGGCGACCGGCTGATCGTACCGGACTATGCCGGAAACCGCTATTTCAACACGCTGGGCAACATGGTGCTGAACCCGCGCGCCGGACTGCTGCTGGTCGATGTCGGCAGCGGCGATGTGCTGCACCTATCGGGATCGGTCAGCATCGATTGGGAGCCCGATCCGGCCCTTCCCAACGCGCAGCGGAGCTGGAGCCTGCATGTCGAGCGCGGGTGGCGGCGGAAAGCAGCGATCCCGCTGCGTTGGACCGAACCGGAGCGAACCGGGACACCCTGA
- a CDS encoding 5'-nucleotidase, lipoprotein e(P4) family: MRNSACSGRWSLLSGAVVLSLLAGPALAADPVPQSDLLNAELWMQRSVEYKANALAVYALGRIQLDKALADKTWTAATEQTGNYQDLPPAVVLDLDETAMDNSAYQAGLVTTGTDFSPKTWDAWVRAEKATAVPGAVEFTQYAESKGVKVFYVTNRSADQEEPTRRNAQALGFPMGGNVDTFLMSKEKPDWGSAKSTRRAAIAKDYRIVLLFGDNFGDFSDAYNGSETERLKAFEAAKEHFGRDWLMLANPGYGSFESAPYGHNFKLSADEKRAKKIAALEPWVAPAQ; the protein is encoded by the coding sequence ATGCGCAATTCCGCCTGTTCCGGACGCTGGTCGCTGCTGTCCGGTGCGGTTGTCCTCTCGCTTCTGGCCGGCCCTGCCCTGGCGGCCGATCCCGTGCCGCAAAGCGATCTGCTGAACGCCGAGCTGTGGATGCAGCGCTCGGTCGAATACAAGGCCAATGCCCTGGCGGTCTATGCACTGGGCAGGATCCAGCTGGACAAGGCGCTGGCCGACAAGACCTGGACCGCGGCGACCGAGCAGACCGGCAATTACCAGGATCTGCCGCCGGCCGTGGTGCTGGATTTGGACGAGACGGCGATGGACAACTCCGCCTACCAGGCCGGCCTTGTCACCACCGGCACCGACTTCTCGCCCAAGACCTGGGATGCCTGGGTGCGGGCGGAAAAGGCGACGGCGGTGCCGGGCGCGGTGGAGTTCACCCAGTATGCCGAGTCGAAGGGCGTCAAGGTCTTCTACGTCACCAACCGCAGCGCCGACCAGGAGGAGCCGACCCGCCGCAACGCGCAGGCGCTGGGCTTCCCGATGGGCGGGAACGTGGATACGTTCCTGATGTCCAAGGAAAAGCCTGACTGGGGTTCGGCGAAGAGCACGCGGCGCGCGGCCATCGCGAAGGATTACCGGATCGTCCTGCTGTTCGGCGATAATTTCGGCGACTTCTCCGACGCCTACAATGGCAGCGAGACTGAGCGGCTGAAAGCTTTCGAGGCGGCGAAGGAGCATTTCGGGCGCGACTGGCTGATGCTGGCCAATCCCGGCTACGGCTCGTTCGAGAGCGCACCTTACGGTCACAATTTCAAACTCTCGGCCGACGAGAAGCGGGCCAAGAAGATCGCTGCGCTGGAACCCTGGGTGGCGCCGGCCCAGTAA
- a CDS encoding formylglycine-generating enzyme family protein has translation MKSALPGPLGALTVLVLLLAGLTAWRRAGPEDLTGWRNERLAAFQAWQAAAPAHGTWDHPDAPVLVTVPAGSYLQGAPETEQERFADESPQRRVSIGAPFALGMYPVTRGEYARFVEDSGYLSRTVCRGYTGETELAPRWHFSWRRPGFDQTNQDPAVCISWYDANAYVDWLSRRTGHAYRLPTGEEWEYAARAGTRTARWWGDDPAAGCDAANGADLSAKDRFTDWEVANCRDGALFTAPVGSYRPNGFGLYDMLGNVWQWVEDCAADGSAGSGETCPRRLMRGGSWHSHPRYVRSAVRRADGAESGYAAYGFRVVRDP, from the coding sequence ATGAAATCCGCCCTGCCCGGCCCGCTGGGCGCCTTGACCGTCCTGGTCCTTCTGCTGGCAGGTCTGACCGCCTGGCGCCGGGCCGGGCCGGAGGATCTGACCGGTTGGCGCAATGAACGGCTGGCCGCTTTTCAAGCCTGGCAGGCCGCCGCACCGGCGCACGGGACCTGGGACCATCCCGACGCGCCGGTGCTGGTGACGGTGCCGGCCGGCAGTTACCTGCAGGGTGCGCCGGAAACTGAGCAGGAACGCTTTGCGGACGAGTCGCCGCAACGGCGGGTGTCGATCGGGGCTCCATTCGCACTCGGCATGTATCCGGTCACCCGCGGCGAGTACGCCCGCTTCGTCGAGGACAGCGGATACCTGTCGCGGACCGTCTGCCGCGGCTACACCGGCGAGACCGAACTGGCGCCACGCTGGCATTTCTCCTGGCGCCGTCCGGGCTTCGACCAGACGAACCAGGACCCTGCCGTCTGCATCAGCTGGTACGACGCCAATGCCTATGTGGACTGGCTCAGCCGCCGGACCGGCCACGCCTATCGCCTGCCGACCGGGGAGGAATGGGAGTATGCGGCCCGTGCCGGCACCCGGACCGCCCGCTGGTGGGGCGACGATCCTGCGGCAGGATGCGACGCGGCGAACGGCGCCGACCTGAGCGCCAAGGATCGCTTCACCGACTGGGAGGTGGCGAACTGCCGCGACGGCGCCCTGTTCACTGCCCCCGTCGGCAGCTATCGGCCCAACGGCTTCGGCCTCTACGACATGCTGGGCAATGTCTGGCAATGGGTGGAGGACTGCGCGGCGGACGGATCGGCAGGGTCCGGCGAGACTTGCCCGCGCCGGCTGATGCGCGGCGGGTCGTGGCACAGCCACCCACGCTATGTCCGCTCCGCCGTGCGGCGGGCGGATGGAGCGGAGAGCGGGTATGCCGCCTACGGCTTCCGCGTCGTCCGCGACCCGTAA
- the rplM gene encoding 50S ribosomal protein L13, with amino-acid sequence MKTFNLKPTEIEKKWYVVDADGLVLGRLASILANILRGKNKPTYTPHMDCGDHVVVINAEKVKLTGNKRDADIFYWHTGYPGGIKGRSKGQILDGKYPERVIEKAVERMVPRGPLGRQQMTHLKVYKGATHPHDAQQPVALDIGALNPKNKRSA; translated from the coding sequence ATGAAGACCTTCAATCTGAAGCCGACCGAAATCGAGAAGAAGTGGTACGTCGTCGACGCCGACGGCCTCGTTCTCGGCCGGCTCGCCAGCATCCTGGCGAACATCCTGCGTGGCAAGAACAAGCCGACCTACACCCCGCACATGGATTGCGGCGACCATGTCGTCGTTATCAATGCCGAGAAGGTGAAGCTGACCGGCAACAAGCGCGACGCCGACATCTTCTACTGGCACACCGGCTATCCGGGCGGGATCAAGGGCCGTTCCAAGGGCCAGATCCTGGACGGCAAGTATCCGGAGCGTGTGATCGAGAAGGCCGTGGAGCGTATGGTTCCGCGCGGTCCGCTCGGCCGCCAGCAGATGACCCATCTCAAGGTCTACAAGGGCGCCACGCATCCGCACGATGCGCAGCAGCCGGTCGCCCTCGACATCGGCGCCCTGAACCCGAAGAATAAGCGGAGCGCGTAA
- a CDS encoding transporter substrate-binding domain-containing protein, whose translation MKALLTAAAMIAATITMVPAAFAADSVLQTIRQAGVIRVGTTGDYKPFSYKGADGALVGADIEMAKELGAALGVRVEFVQTSWKTLMEDFKAERFDIALGGITVNPDRAAVGDFSVPNVSDGKRPIARCADTEKFTSVEKIDQPTTRVVVNPGGTNEKFARATFTKAPIEVWPDNKTIFGQIAAGKADVMVTDGIEADMQAKLNAGVLCAVPVAAPFTHFENAYLLRKDPELKQAVDAWMTKALTSGLWKAKLDAAMQ comes from the coding sequence ATGAAGGCTCTTTTGACGGCCGCCGCTATGATTGCCGCGACCATCACCATGGTTCCGGCGGCCTTTGCGGCCGACAGCGTGCTGCAGACGATCCGGCAGGCCGGGGTGATCCGGGTCGGCACCACCGGCGATTACAAGCCCTTCAGCTACAAGGGGGCCGACGGCGCTCTGGTGGGCGCCGACATCGAGATGGCGAAGGAATTGGGAGCCGCGCTGGGCGTCCGGGTGGAGTTCGTGCAGACCAGCTGGAAAACGCTGATGGAGGACTTCAAGGCGGAGAGGTTCGACATCGCGCTGGGCGGGATCACCGTCAATCCCGATCGCGCCGCTGTGGGCGACTTCTCCGTTCCCAACGTCAGCGACGGCAAGCGCCCGATCGCCCGCTGCGCCGACACGGAGAAATTCACGTCCGTCGAGAAGATCGACCAGCCGACCACCCGCGTCGTCGTCAATCCCGGCGGCACCAACGAGAAGTTTGCCCGCGCCACCTTCACCAAGGCGCCGATCGAGGTCTGGCCCGACAACAAGACCATCTTCGGACAGATCGCCGCCGGCAAGGCCGACGTCATGGTCACCGACGGCATCGAAGCCGACATGCAGGCGAAGCTGAACGCCGGCGTGCTCTGTGCCGTCCCGGTCGCGGCTCCCTTCACCCATTTCGAGAACGCCTACCTGCTGCGCAAGGACCCGGAGCTGAAGCAGGCCGTCGATGCCTGGATGACCAAGGCGCTGACCAGCGGTCTGTGGAAAGCCAAACTCGACGCCGCCATGCAGTGA
- the rpsI gene encoding 30S ribosomal protein S9, whose protein sequence is MAQVTTTLSSLKDLTGAAATATVTEELAAPKLDAQGRAYATGKRKDAVARVWIKPGTGKVTVNGRDQSVYFARPVLRMMIAQPFGVTERLDQFDVVATVAGGGLSGQAGAVRHGISKALTYFEPALRPPLKAAGFLTRDARTVERKKYGRAKARRSFQFSKR, encoded by the coding sequence ATGGCTCAGGTCACCACCACCCTCTCCAGCCTGAAGGATCTGACGGGCGCCGCCGCCACCGCGACCGTCACCGAAGAGCTGGCCGCTCCGAAGCTGGACGCCCAGGGCCGCGCCTACGCCACCGGCAAGCGCAAGGACGCCGTCGCCCGCGTGTGGATCAAGCCGGGCACCGGCAAGGTCACCGTGAACGGCCGCGACCAGTCGGTCTATTTCGCCCGTCCGGTTCTGCGCATGATGATCGCCCAGCCGTTCGGCGTGACCGAGCGTCTGGACCAGTTCGACGTCGTCGCCACCGTCGCCGGCGGCGGTCTGTCGGGCCAGGCCGGTGCCGTGCGTCACGGCATCTCCAAGGCGCTGACCTACTTCGAGCCGGCCCTGCGCCCGCCGTTGAAGGCCGCCGGCTTCCTGACCCGCGACGCCCGTACGGTCGAGCGTAAGAAGTACGGCCGCGCCAAGGCCCGCCGCAGCTTCCAGTTCTCGAAGCGCTAA
- the urtD gene encoding urea ABC transporter ATP-binding protein UrtD — MSAESTLLYLDGVSVSFDGFKALNSLSLVMMPGEMRAIIGPNGAGKTTMMDVITGKTRPDTGTILFEGDTDLTKLREAAIANLGIGRKFQRPTVFEPHTVWDNLELALKAPRRPLKTLTYAISRDDRARIEDILDITRLSALRSRQAGSLSHGQKQWLEIGMLLAQDPKLLLVDEPVAGMTDAETEQTAELLCSIAGKHSVIVVEHDMSFVRALGVKVTVLAEGSVLAEGSLDAVSANQQVIDTYLGR; from the coding sequence ATGAGCGCGGAATCGACCCTTCTCTATCTCGACGGCGTGTCGGTCAGCTTCGACGGCTTCAAGGCGCTGAACAGCCTGTCTCTGGTGATGATGCCCGGCGAGATGCGGGCGATCATCGGCCCCAACGGGGCCGGCAAGACGACGATGATGGACGTCATCACCGGCAAGACCCGCCCCGACACCGGCACCATTCTGTTCGAGGGCGACACCGACCTGACGAAGCTGCGCGAGGCGGCCATCGCCAATCTCGGCATCGGCCGCAAGTTCCAGCGCCCGACCGTTTTCGAACCTCACACGGTGTGGGACAATCTGGAACTGGCGCTGAAGGCTCCGCGCCGGCCGTTGAAGACGCTGACCTACGCCATCAGCCGCGACGACCGCGCCCGCATCGAGGACATCCTCGACATCACCCGCCTGTCCGCCCTGCGCAGCCGCCAGGCCGGCAGCCTGTCGCACGGGCAGAAGCAGTGGCTGGAGATCGGCATGCTGCTGGCCCAGGATCCGAAGCTGTTGCTGGTCGACGAACCGGTGGCCGGCATGACCGATGCCGAGACCGAACAGACCGCCGAATTGCTGTGCAGCATCGCCGGCAAGCATTCGGTGATCGTGGTCGAGCATGACATGAGCTTCGTCCGCGCGCTGGGGGTGAAGGTGACGGTGTTGGCCGAGGGCTCGGTCCTGGCCGAAGGCTCGCTGGATGCGGTCAGCGCCAATCAACAGGTCATCGACACCTATCTCGGCCGCTGA
- a CDS encoding glutathione S-transferase family protein has translation MSTTAEPAITLYGTPLSGHSHRVEAFLNILGLPYRFVEAGAELRRSDSFLALNPFGQIPVLVDGDLVLPDSAAILVYLADRYDASGLWNPKAPEEAARVQRWLSVASGDLRFGPALARILTLWGGAGSLADAQRVAERALRFMDGHLADRDWLAGERPTIADIACYAYVARAPEGRIPLDPYPAVRRWLERVEAIPALTPMPTSVIPQHA, from the coding sequence ATGAGCACCACCGCCGAACCCGCCATCACGCTCTATGGCACGCCGCTGTCGGGGCACAGCCATCGGGTGGAAGCCTTTCTGAACATTCTCGGCCTGCCTTACCGCTTCGTCGAGGCCGGCGCGGAGCTGCGGCGGTCGGATAGCTTCCTCGCCCTCAACCCCTTCGGACAGATCCCGGTGCTGGTCGACGGCGATCTCGTCCTGCCGGACTCCGCCGCGATCCTGGTCTATCTCGCCGACCGCTACGACGCCTCCGGCCTGTGGAACCCGAAGGCGCCGGAGGAGGCGGCGCGGGTGCAGCGCTGGCTGTCCGTCGCATCCGGCGACCTGCGCTTCGGGCCGGCCCTGGCACGCATCCTGACCCTGTGGGGAGGGGCAGGATCGCTGGCCGATGCGCAGAGGGTTGCGGAGCGGGCCCTGCGTTTCATGGATGGGCATCTGGCCGACCGCGACTGGCTGGCGGGGGAGCGGCCGACCATCGCCGACATCGCCTGCTACGCCTATGTCGCCCGCGCCCCGGAAGGCCGCATCCCGCTCGATCCCTATCCGGCGGTCCGTCGCTGGCTGGAGCGGGTGGAGGCGATCCCGGCGCTGACCCCGATGCCGACCAGCGTCATTCCGCAGCACGCCTGA